The Synergistaceae bacterium DNA window ACACAAGGCTGCGGGAGTGGAGGCATCTGGACTTCTTCCAGCACGCCACGCACATCTTCGCCCCTCTGCCTCGCATCGAGTGCCTGCGGAGTCCGCACCGTGGAAGTCCCTTAGCCATGGTCGAGGGTTACAACAGCGTCCCTCGTGCCGGGAGGGCGATGGCGAGGGGATTTCGCACGGTGGGTAACGTTATCTTGAAGAGCTTTTTAATGGCGGGGAAACTGGATTTCGACTTCCCAAGGAATATTTGGAATCCCTTGTGACCCACTGGATCTAAGAAGGCTCCATAAAAACTCAGTCCGGAGAAGGGGGCGAAATAAGAGTGGATAGAATAAACCAGCCCATTACGGGAATATGTTCCTTCGCAAAATATCCCATAGTGGAGGATTACGGAAGCATCGACGCCGACATCGCCGTGATCGGGGTTCCTTACGATACAGGGGTGGGATTCCTGCCAGGGGCGCGGCTCGGACCCAGAAGGATAAGGGAGGTTTCAACCCAGTACGCCAGGGGCGAGGCGGGATTCTTTGACCCCGACGTCGGTGAACAGCTCCTGGCAGCACCCGTAAAAATCGTAGACTGCGGCGACGCAGACGT harbors:
- a CDS encoding transposase family protein, with the translated sequence MKEVRLNRDRGRLDIILDFSKGSRFKCPECGCEYTAYDTRLREWRHLDFFQHATHIFAPLPRIECLRSPHRGSPLAMVEGYNSVPRAGRAMARGFRTVGNVILKSFLMAGKLDFDFPRNIWNPL